Proteins from one Enoplosus armatus isolate fEnoArm2 chromosome 4, fEnoArm2.hap1, whole genome shotgun sequence genomic window:
- the jak2b gene encoding tyrosine-protein kinase JAK2 yields MASLPAMDTVTDTCPAVHQNGTAHRESPDTSPAAAVLRLHFYHSSQGAADSSLLSYSPGDYVAEELCIDAAKACSISPLYFSLFGLFRERDRLWFSPNHIFQLDELASEDVFFRIRYYFPGWYSGGASRAYRYGVAKGSESPVLDDFVMSYLFFQWRNDFVNGLVKIPNSHETQEECLGMAVLDMTRTAKERQMSPLDIYHTISYKSFLPKDVRAQIQDCNFLTRKRIRFRFKRFIQQFSQCRTTARDLKLKYLISMESLEKAFYTETFKVREPSSGQLIILVAADSGIQWCREKLKDSDQELQTLCDFPDVTDINIKQASKEGAAESRVVTINKQDGKNLELEFPSLSEALSFVSLIDGYYRLTTDAHHYLCKEVAPPRLVEAIGCHCHSPISMEFAINRLQKCGNKRGLYILRCSPKDFNKYFLTFPVEVYDAVEYKHCQITRSANGEFNLSGTKRNFSSLQELLSCYQKETVRSDSVIFQFSKCYPPKSKEKSCLLVCRSNKGSEVPLSPSLHRHNISQMVFHKIRKEDLEFMESLGQGTFTKIFKGVRKELGDYGLMHQTEVVMKVLDQAHRNYSESFFEAASMMSQLSHKHLILNYGVCVCGEENIMVQEHVKFGSLDTYLKKNKNSINILWKLEVAKQLAWAMNFLEEKLLVHGNVCAKNVLLIREDDRRAGNPPFIKLSDPGISITVLPKEILIERIPWVPPECIDDPANLSLAADKWSFGTTLWEICSGGEKPLATLDNSKKTLFYEDHHQLPAPKWTELANLITSCMDYEPTFRPTFRAVIRDLHSLFTPDYELIVDSDILPNRTVGSGWSTGGFESQEPAQFEERHLIFLQQLGKGNFGSVEMCRYDPLQDNTGEVVAVKKLQHSTAEHIRDFEREIEILKSLQHENIVKYKGVCYSAGRRNLRLIMEYLPFGSLRDYLMKNKERIDHKKLVHYTSQICKGMEYLSSKRYIHRDLATRNILVESELRVKIGDFGLTKVLPQDKEYYMVKEPGESPIFWYAPESLTESKFSVASDVWSFGVVLYELFTHSDKNSSPPAVFMSMMGNDKQGQLIVYHLIELLKSGSRLPEPLGCPIEIHEIMEECWDNDPSLRPSFKELALRIDLFRDSKEF; encoded by the exons atggCCTCCCTGCCAGCCATGGACACTGTGACTGACACATGCCCTGCGGTGCACCAAAATGGGACCGCCCATCGTGAATCTCCAGACACAagcccagctgctgctgttctgagACTTCATTTCTACCACAGCAGCCAAGGAGCGGCCGACAGCAGCCTCCTCAGCTACTCACCTGGGGACTACGTGGCTGAAGAGCTGTGTATAGATGCAGCCAAGGCGTGCA GTATATCACCTCTGTACTTTAGCCTTTTTGGTCTCTTCCGAGAGCGAGACCGCTTGTGGTTTTCACCCAACCACATCTTCCAGCTTGACGAATTGGCATCAGAAGATGTGTTTTTTAGAATAAG GTACTACTTCCCTGGCTGGTACAGTGGTGGGGCATCCCGGGCATATCGATATGGGGTCGCCAAAGGGTCAGAAAGTCCCGTCCTTGATGACTTTGTAATGTCATACCTCTTCTTTCAG TGGAGGAATGACTTTGTCAATGGCTTGGTGAAGATCCCCAACTCCCATGAGACTCAGGAAGAGTGCCTCGGTATGGCTGTACTCGACATGACCAGAACAGCCAAGGAGAGACAGATGTCTCCGCTGGACATTTACCACACTATAAG CTACAAGTCCTTCTTGCCAAAGGACGTGCGAGCTCAGATCCAGGACTGCAACTTCTTAACACGCAAGCGAATCCGCTTCCGCTTCAAGCGCTTCATCCAGCAGTTCAGTCAGTGTCGGACCACAGCGCGCGACCTCAAGCTCAAGTACCTCATCAGCATGGAGTCCCTGGAAAAGGCCTTCTACACAGAGACCTTCAAGGTCAGGGAACCGTCCAGCGGACAGCTCATCATCCTGGTGGCTGCAGACAGTGGCATCCAGTGGTGTCGAGAGAAACTGAAAGATTCTGACCAG GAGCTGCAGACCTTGTGTGACTTCCCTGATGTCACTGACATCAACATCAAACAGGCCAGCAAGGAGGGTGCTGCAGAGAGTCGGGTGGTCACCATCAACAAACAAGATGGCAAGAATCTG GAGCTGGAGTTCCCCAGCCTGTCTGAAGCCCTCTCCTTTGTGTCCCTCATTGATGGCTACTATCGGCTGACTACAGACGCACATCACTACCTTTGTAAAGAAGTGGCTCCTCCTAGGCTTGTGGAGGCCATCGGTTGTCATTGCCATAGCCCCATCTC AATGGAGTTTGCCATCAACCGGCTTCAGAAGTGTGGAAACAAGCGGGGATTGTACATTTTGAGATGTAGCCCTAAAGACTTCAACAAGTATTTTCTGACTTTCCCTGTTGAG GTGTATGACGCTGTAGAATACAAGCACTGCCAGATAACCAGGTCTGCCAACGGGGAGTTTAACCTCAGTGGAACCAAAAGAAACTTCAGCAGCTTGCAGGAACTTCTCAGCTGCTACCAAAAGGAAACTGTGCGCTCTGACAGCGTCATTTTCCAATTCAGCAAGTGCTATCCTCCTAAATCCAAAG AGAAGTCCTGCCTCCTTGTGTGCAGGAGCAACAAAGGCTCCGAAGTGCCTCTATCTCCGTCACTACATCGACACAACATCAGCCAAATGGTGTTTCACAAGATCAGAAAAGAAGATCTGGAATTT ATGGAGAGTCTAGGTCAAGGGACTTTTACCAAGATCTTCAAAGGGGTCCGCAAGGAGCTGGGAGACTATGGACTCATGCACCAAACCGAAGTTGTCATGAAAGTCCTGGACCAGGCCCACAGGAATTACTCCGAG TCTTTCTTTGAAGCTGCCAGCATGATGAGCCAATTGTCCCACAAGCACCTGATCCTTAACTATGGCGTGTGTGTCTGCGGAGAAGAAA ATATCATGGTGCAGGAGCACGTGAAGTTCGGTTCGCTAGACACCTACttgaagaagaacaagaacTCTATAAACATCCTGTGGAAGCTGGAGGTGGCGAAGCAGCTGGCCTGGGCCATGAACTTCCTG GAAGAAAAGCTCCTTGTCCACGGGAACGTCTGTGCTAAAAACGTTCTTCTGATCAGAGAGGATGACCGGAGGGCTGGGAACCCCCCCTTCATCAAACTAAGTGACCCCGGCATCAGCATCACTGTCCTGCCCAAAGAAA TCCTGATTGAGAGGATCCCTTGGGTGCCCCCTGAGTGTATCGATGACCCTGCCAACCTGAGCCTGGCTGCAGACAAGTGGAGCTTTGGCACCACACTATGGGAGATCTGCAGTGGTGGAGAGAAACCTTTAGCAACACTGGACAACTCTAAG AAAACCCTGTTCTACGAGGACCACCACCAGCTTCCTGCACCAAAGTGGACCGAACTGGCTAATTTGATCACCAGCTGCATGGACTATGAGCCCACGTTCAGGCCCACATTTCGTGCCGTTATCCGTGACCTCCACAGCCTCTTCACACCAG ACTATGAATTGATTGTGGACAGTGACATCCTGCCAAACAGGACAGTGGGCTCTGGCTGGTCGACTGGGGGTTTTGAGAGTCAGGAGCCGGCTCAGTTTGAAGAGAGACACCTCATATTCTTACAACAGCTGGGGAAG GGAAACTTTGGCAGTGTGGAGATGTGTCGATATGACCCGCTTCAGGACAACACCGGAGAGGTCGTGGCTGTGAAGAAACTCCAGCACAGCACCGCGGAGCACATACGAGACTTTGAGCGAGAGATTGAGATCCTGAAATCTCTGCAGCACGAGAACATCGTCAAGTACAAAGGCGTTTGCTACAGTGCAG GACGACGAAATCTCCGTCTCATCATGGAATATCTGCCCTTTGGAAGTCTGCGAGATTACCTCATGAAGAACAAGGAGAGGATCGACCACAAGAAGCTTGTGCATTACACTTCTCAGATCTGCAAG GGTATGGAGTACCTGTCAAGTAAGCGGTATATCCACAGAGACCTGGCAACACGAAACATCCTTGTGGAGAGCGAGCTGAGGGTGAAGATTGGAGATTTCGGCCTCACCAAAGTTCTGCCTCAGGATAAAGAGTACTACATGGTCAAAGAGCCAGGAGAGAGTCCCATCTTCTG GTATGCCCCTGAGTCGTTGACTGAGAGCAAGTTCTCTGTGGCATCAGATGTCTGGAGCTTTGGAGTGGTGCTTTATGAGCTcttcacacacagtgacaagaACAGCAGTCCTCCTGCA gtttTTATGTCCATGATGGGAAATGACAAGCAGGGACAGCTGATCGTGTATCACCTCATTGAACTCCTCAAATCAGGCAGCAGGCTGCCTGAACCTCTAGGGTGTCCCATAGAG aTACACGAGATCATGGAGGAGTGCTGGGACAACGACCCCAGCTTGCGTCCTTCTTTCAAGGAGCTCGCCCTGCGCATCGACCTGTTCAGGGACAGTAAGGAGTTTTAA